Proteins from one Deinococcus fonticola genomic window:
- a CDS encoding substrate-binding periplasmic protein has product MPSDELFAALNDDKIDIAMNNYAMTSTREKNIDFTSAYACSGVSIVSRVPNFNKNADLAGKTIGASKGSIMLTYIEKLRFEKTVKVYDTNMALIQAVAAGQVDATYAWTSMQSGLKKVLPIPLYWSPELWSSPAGMAVAGGNNSLKQSLNIYLARYLRTNDAVQLMKKYYGKDVRCGN; this is encoded by the coding sequence ATGCCCTCCGATGAGCTGTTCGCGGCGCTCAACGACGACAAGATCGACATTGCCATGAACAACTATGCCATGACCAGCACACGCGAGAAGAACATCGACTTTACCAGCGCCTACGCCTGCTCCGGTGTCTCCATCGTTTCCAGGGTGCCGAATTTCAACAAGAACGCGGACCTGGCTGGCAAAACCATCGGGGCCTCGAAGGGGTCGATCATGTTGACCTATATCGAGAAACTGCGCTTCGAGAAAACCGTGAAGGTGTACGACACGAACATGGCCCTGATTCAGGCGGTCGCCGCCGGGCAGGTCGATGCCACCTACGCCTGGACATCGATGCAGAGCGGGCTGAAAAAGGTGCTGCCCATTCCGCTGTACTGGAGCCCGGAACTCTGGAGCTCCCCGGCCGGTATGGCGGTCGCAGGGGGCAACAATTCCCTGAAACAGTCGCTGAATATTTACCTGGCGCGTTACCTGCGCACCAACGACGCTGTGCAGCTCATGAAAAAGTATTACGGCAAGGACGTGCGCTGCGGCAATTGA
- a CDS encoding DUF3248 domain-containing protein — translation MTDPSLSSAPDLTRQLEALGGQLVWRIGKDEVSEQVVVRLGFASATPRFSFLPKLRSANDAELQEAVEAGQVVIEWVD, via the coding sequence ATGACCGACCCTTCCCTTTCGTCTGCGCCTGACCTGACCCGCCAGCTCGAAGCCCTGGGCGGGCAGCTGGTGTGGCGTATCGGCAAGGACGAGGTGAGTGAGCAGGTCGTGGTACGGCTGGGGTTCGCGTCCGCCACGCCGCGCTTCTCGTTCCTGCCGAAACTCCGCAGTGCCAACGACGCCGAGTTGCAGGAGGCCGTGGAGGCCGGGCAGGTCGTGATCGAGTGGGTGGATTGA
- a CDS encoding DUF3809 domain-containing protein yields the protein MILESAQTFTLKHPRGFDEALRFVRSPEVSLARVRFLSDLTNRDGQVGGHLTVKTPGLGDIYLPFASQLQQEPDGASLQALTLPDRNWVAVDGRASVIPTADMTFRFHFTAHVTLPDVPGWGSAAFEKMVSAAAQRTLMRVAEALPRDLEAALPTPE from the coding sequence GTGATTCTGGAATCTGCTCAGACGTTTACCCTGAAGCACCCGCGCGGCTTTGATGAGGCCCTGCGCTTCGTGCGTTCGCCCGAGGTGTCCCTGGCCCGCGTGCGCTTTCTCTCCGACTTGACCAACCGGGACGGGCAAGTGGGCGGCCACCTGACCGTAAAAACGCCCGGCCTGGGGGACATTTACCTGCCCTTCGCCTCGCAGTTGCAGCAGGAGCCGGACGGGGCCAGCCTGCAAGCCCTGACCCTGCCGGATCGGAACTGGGTGGCCGTCGATGGGCGGGCCAGTGTTATCCCGACGGCGGACATGACCTTCCGCTTTCATTTCACGGCGCATGTGACCCTGCCTGACGTGCCCGGCTGGGGCAGCGCGGCCTTCGAGAAGATGGTGAGTGCCGCTGCCCAGCGCACGCTTATGCGCGTGGCCGAGGCCCTGCCGCGAGACCTTGAGGCGGCCCTGCCTACCCCTGAGTAA
- a CDS encoding DUF402 domain-containing protein: MTVAFPPKAPPVTPHPVKTERHDTRNRTHHTNTGVRSVHTYRPEPHGLFVSRPFQRHPRIRHWQAHLLPAHNLVVCHYDFHHQREHDYYLDVALISVQDDLWTVRDLYLDVVLREGHSAVIVDTDELIAGHAAGFITHAELHLALEVAHRTLSALSAAQFNLHTWATSQGVQLDWDAPHGEGAPPSPAHA; this comes from the coding sequence ATGACTGTCGCGTTCCCCCCGAAGGCCCCCCCAGTCACCCCTCACCCCGTTAAAACCGAACGCCACGACACCAGAAACAGGACGCACCACACCAACACCGGTGTGCGTTCCGTTCACACCTACCGCCCGGAACCGCACGGCCTGTTCGTCTCGCGCCCCTTCCAGCGTCACCCGCGCATCCGCCACTGGCAGGCGCACCTGCTGCCGGCCCACAACCTGGTGGTGTGCCACTACGACTTCCACCACCAGCGCGAACACGATTACTACCTGGACGTGGCCCTGATCAGCGTTCAGGACGACCTCTGGACGGTGCGGGACCTGTACCTGGACGTGGTGCTGCGCGAGGGGCACAGCGCCGTCATCGTGGACACCGACGAACTGATCGCCGGGCACGCCGCCGGGTTCATCACCCATGCTGAACTGCACCTGGCCCTGGAAGTCGCGCACCGCACCCTGAGTGCCCTCAGTGCGGCCCAGTTCAACCTGCACACCTGGGCCACAAGTCAGGGCGTCCAGCTCGACTGGGACGCGCCACACGGTGAAGGTGCGCCGCCGAGCCCGGCCCACGCCTGA